The following coding sequences lie in one Capnocytophaga stomatis genomic window:
- a CDS encoding DUF4294 domain-containing protein has protein sequence MKSLFLTFFTIICCSLAFAQTDTLYQGENFQFIDTIRLPEVVVFGKERKFVSEEARKQYLILRSRVKKVYPYAKLAADRLEIMEQTMDTMRNKRAKKLYTKRMQKYIEDRFTAELKKLSRSQGRILVKLIHRQTGRTAYQLVKDLRNGWSAFMYNSTAWLYDISLKTEYNPAENNEDLLIEEILHRAFANDELDYQAPAFEINLSKIIDERRSRKKENNSK, from the coding sequence ATGAAATCACTTTTTTTGACTTTTTTTACAATCATTTGTTGCTCTCTTGCTTTCGCTCAAACCGATACTCTTTATCAAGGTGAGAATTTTCAGTTCATTGATACAATTCGGCTTCCTGAAGTTGTTGTGTTTGGAAAGGAACGGAAGTTTGTCAGTGAGGAAGCTCGCAAGCAATATCTGATTTTGCGTAGCCGAGTTAAAAAAGTTTATCCTTATGCCAAGCTTGCCGCTGACCGTTTGGAAATTATGGAGCAAACGATGGATACAATGCGTAACAAACGAGCTAAAAAACTATATACCAAGCGAATGCAAAAGTACATTGAAGACCGATTCACAGCCGAACTCAAGAAACTTTCACGCTCGCAAGGACGAATTTTAGTAAAACTTATACACCGGCAAACGGGAAGAACTGCCTATCAATTGGTTAAAGATTTACGCAACGGATGGAGTGCTTTTATGTATAACAGCACCGCTTGGCTGTATGATATTTCCCTTAAAACAGAGTACAATCCTGCCGAAAACAATGAAGATTTACTGATAGAAGAAATCTTACATCGTGCTTTTGCTAACGACGAATTGGACTATCAAGCTCCTGCCTTTGAGATAAATCTGAGTAAAATAATCGATGAGCGAAGGAGCAGGAAAAAGGAAAACAATTCAAAATAA